One Candidatus Acidulodesulfobacterium ferriphilum genomic window carries:
- a CDS encoding methyl-accepting chemotaxis protein, whose product MFKTLKSKLYFLMIAGFIFILSINVFLIYYAGALKRDTLNMNAVSQTEGAIKDLKGNLLQIIFLSREKMLKINTAKSKKAKSKIKKFYNAKILKIANVSKNEFTNLGFALKGYTSGFKNVKANSIFGIKKTNLHMFVSKNTRLNLLSLSQKYHIFHPIAERVLKYPLLLGAAMSPAYFESQLNPMISQIGNIHRAAMSSYYGKVKFLNILFTVFPILFLIILLFVAIYFKKTVVDTLNIAVNKIKHIAEGDLTSKIKLNVHRESEIGILAENINSLVDSLSNNVKGIMNTSGRLGSQSEELSASSKEFEKTIQQMREKASMIIESIKQMSIAIVEVAKNSNSSANKASETEKVVEYGTKSVQDVATEMKNIERTVGIVSNTITELGTSSEKIGEIIGVINDIADQTNLLALNAAIEAARAGEQGRGFAVVADEVRKLAERTTKATKEIESMILSIQKNTHEAVTSMQKGREEVSKGAEIAQKSAEAISRINNLMSKLKEMITQIAAASEEQSQVSEEISLSSGEIINSQDSASSASKQVIASSEELARMATNLSDMVSVFKV is encoded by the coding sequence ATGTTTAAAACATTAAAATCCAAGCTCTATTTTCTCATGATAGCAGGGTTCATTTTTATTTTATCGATAAATGTATTTTTGATTTACTACGCAGGCGCTTTGAAGCGGGATACCTTAAATATGAATGCCGTTTCCCAGACCGAAGGAGCAATTAAAGACCTCAAGGGAAATCTTTTGCAGATAATATTTCTATCCCGTGAAAAAATGCTCAAAATAAACACGGCTAAATCTAAAAAGGCTAAATCTAAAATCAAAAAATTTTACAATGCAAAAATATTAAAAATAGCAAATGTTTCCAAAAATGAATTTACGAATTTAGGATTTGCTTTAAAAGGTTATACCTCCGGATTTAAAAATGTTAAAGCTAATTCTATTTTTGGAATTAAAAAGACCAATTTACATATGTTTGTCTCTAAAAATACCAGGCTTAACCTTTTAAGCCTGTCCCAAAAATATCATATTTTTCATCCGATAGCCGAAAGGGTTTTAAAATACCCGTTATTGCTCGGCGCCGCAATGAGCCCTGCATATTTTGAAAGCCAGCTTAATCCGATGATAAGCCAAATAGGCAATATACACCGCGCGGCAATGTCGTCGTATTACGGCAAAGTAAAATTTTTAAATATCCTTTTTACCGTCTTTCCCATCCTGTTTTTAATAATACTATTATTTGTGGCAATTTATTTTAAAAAAACCGTAGTGGATACATTAAATATCGCCGTTAATAAAATAAAGCATATCGCCGAAGGCGATTTGACTTCCAAAATAAAGCTGAATGTCCATAGGGAAAGCGAAATCGGCATTCTTGCGGAAAATATAAACAGCTTAGTTGATTCTCTATCCAATAATGTAAAAGGCATTATGAATACATCCGGCCGCCTCGGCTCTCAGTCGGAAGAACTTTCCGCATCTTCAAAAGAATTCGAAAAAACGATACAACAAATGAGAGAAAAGGCATCCATGATTATAGAATCCATTAAACAGATGTCCATAGCCATCGTAGAGGTTGCCAAAAATTCCAACTCTTCCGCCAACAAAGCCTCAGAAACCGAAAAGGTGGTTGAATACGGAACAAAATCCGTTCAGGATGTGGCGACGGAGATGAAAAATATAGAGCGTACCGTAGGAATAGTCTCTAATACCATTACGGAGCTGGGAACTTCGTCAGAAAAGATAGGGGAAATAATCGGTGTAATAAACGACATAGCCGACCAGACTAATCTGCTTGCGCTAAATGCCGCAATCGAAGCCGCTCGCGCTGGAGAACAGGGAAGAGGCTTTGCCGTTGTTGCGGACGAGGTCAGAAAGCTTGCCGAAAGGACGACAAAGGCAACAAAAGAAATTGAATCGATGATATTAAGCATACAGAAAAACACGCACGAGGCTGTTACCTCGATGCAAAAGGGCAGGGAGGAAGTGTCAAAAGGAGCCGAAATTGCTCAAAAATCCGCGGAAGCTATATCCCGTATAAATAATTTAATGAGCAAGCTTAAAGAAATGATTACGCAAATTGCAGCCGCATCGGAAGAGCAGTCTCAGGTCAGCGA
- a CDS encoding efflux RND transporter permease subunit has protein sequence MNKNFSAKITEFFIENKITVLLILFSIGFGIIAILFTPRQYNPQIIVPAANVIVRFPGASADQVKNLVTKPLERKMWQIPGVKHVYSISMNSQSIVTVEFHVNASRDKSLVDLYNKVFSNLNEIPKGAMRPLIKPIDVNHVPILNITLWSKKYGGGYLTAVAGRILDRLDAVHGTGVTFLNGARYKQLNVYLNPVEMAAYNVSPLMIAQELKGTNIDLPAGFLQNNDKKTFLTAGGYFHRVSSVKNFIISVFNGRPVYLKDVAAVKYSYRPLNSLSEIGFGKYYGEINFKDKIIAGAKGIYPAVTIAIAKRRGKNAVTVVDNVLRDFHSIVKNDMPNGVHYTITRNDGKKANNAVNKLLFHLIISIAIVIALLLIILGWREAFIVAFTIPLMLFLTLGIAFIFHQTLNRITLFALILSLGLLVDNAIVVIDNIERVFSRQRNILPAYAVDAVNEIGNPNFFATLAVIASFIPMLFVTGMMGPYMRPIPFNVPIAMIVSLFVALTIVPWFYLKLMANEKGMALLHKKEKKKENKDIKKGLYGKILTPLLLNRKKRLIFISAIIFLFIAAMALPVLKIVKFKMLPVANANTFLITINTKPGSSFEKTNLVTLNVINYLKRIKQVKNYVATVGTPSVIDFSGLLRGSNFRNASWFSEIRVNLISKDKRTVSSHQLALNILPVVHLIGKKYGATIKVLESPPGPPVKATIVAEIYGSNYKEQERLSKTVESTMKKTRGVTDVNSSYKKPIRKVMLIIRRRKASLLGISSEEVARSVYLLNNGMTVGTIHRKGHLHQEDIYLRMPDSFKTDINSLSSIWIYAPYANRLVPLNSVVKIKHGYLRNMIYERDLKPVVYVYGKVIKRSPMYANLDLFLHFLKHPLPAGYSIRWGGEWHLTLKVFAQLGAAMGIAILLIYILLVGYTGSFLLPVILMGAIPLEMIGIMPGFAVIGTYFTATSMIGAIALSGIVIRNSLLLIEFINDRKKEGYNIEDALVEAGAMRARPIIITALAVIFGSVILVTDPVWNGLAWALIFGMLASTALTLVVIPILYYMIEGRRWHKEEIHDNL, from the coding sequence ATGAACAAAAACTTTAGCGCTAAAATTACCGAATTTTTTATAGAAAACAAGATAACGGTTTTATTGATTTTATTCAGTATCGGATTCGGTATTATTGCGATACTTTTTACGCCGAGGCAGTATAACCCCCAGATTATAGTTCCTGCCGCAAATGTTATCGTCAGGTTTCCGGGAGCCAGCGCCGATCAGGTTAAAAACCTTGTCACTAAGCCGCTCGAAAGGAAAATGTGGCAGATTCCCGGCGTAAAGCATGTCTATTCCATTTCAATGAATTCCCAATCCATCGTTACCGTAGAGTTTCACGTTAACGCAAGCAGGGATAAAAGCCTTGTCGATTTGTACAATAAGGTTTTTTCCAACCTGAACGAAATTCCAAAGGGGGCGATGAGACCCCTTATAAAGCCGATAGATGTAAATCATGTGCCTATACTCAACATTACCCTGTGGAGCAAAAAGTACGGCGGCGGGTATTTAACCGCCGTTGCGGGCAGAATATTAGACAGATTGGATGCCGTTCACGGAACCGGCGTTACATTTTTAAACGGGGCAAGATATAAGCAGTTAAATGTTTATCTTAACCCGGTTGAAATGGCCGCTTATAATGTTTCTCCTTTAATGATTGCACAGGAACTTAAAGGAACTAATATCGATTTGCCTGCCGGCTTCCTCCAAAATAACGACAAAAAAACATTTTTGACGGCGGGGGGATATTTTCACCGTGTCAGTTCGGTTAAAAATTTTATTATTTCCGTTTTTAACGGCAGGCCTGTTTACTTAAAAGATGTGGCTGCCGTTAAATATTCCTACAGACCATTAAATTCTTTATCCGAAATCGGTTTTGGCAAGTATTACGGAGAAATTAATTTTAAAGACAAGATAATAGCCGGCGCCAAAGGTATATATCCTGCCGTGACTATCGCAATCGCAAAAAGAAGGGGAAAGAATGCGGTTACCGTTGTTGATAATGTGCTGCGGGATTTTCATTCGATAGTTAAAAACGACATGCCGAACGGCGTTCATTATACTATAACGAGAAATGACGGAAAAAAGGCAAACAATGCCGTCAATAAGCTATTGTTTCATTTAATAATAAGCATAGCGATTGTTATAGCCCTCCTTTTGATAATATTGGGTTGGCGGGAGGCGTTCATAGTCGCGTTTACCATTCCTTTAATGTTGTTTCTAACTCTCGGAATTGCCTTTATTTTCCATCAAACGCTTAATAGAATAACGCTCTTCGCATTGATACTTTCGCTGGGACTTTTGGTCGATAATGCGATTGTCGTTATCGATAATATAGAAAGGGTTTTTTCAAGGCAGAGGAATATACTGCCCGCTTATGCCGTGGACGCCGTTAATGAGATAGGAAATCCTAATTTCTTCGCAACTTTAGCGGTTATAGCATCTTTTATACCTATGCTGTTTGTTACCGGCATGATGGGCCCTTACATGAGGCCGATTCCCTTTAATGTTCCGATAGCCATGATAGTGTCGTTATTTGTCGCTCTTACGATTGTTCCGTGGTTTTACTTAAAGCTCATGGCAAACGAAAAAGGCATGGCGCTTCTTCATAAAAAGGAGAAAAAGAAAGAAAACAAAGATATTAAAAAGGGTTTATACGGTAAAATATTGACTCCATTGCTTTTGAACAGGAAGAAAAGGTTAATTTTTATTTCGGCAATTATTTTTCTTTTTATTGCCGCAATGGCGCTGCCGGTTTTAAAAATAGTAAAATTTAAAATGCTTCCCGTCGCCAATGCAAATACCTTTTTGATAACTATAAATACCAAGCCCGGTTCTTCCTTCGAAAAAACTAATCTTGTTACGCTTAATGTGATAAATTATTTAAAAAGAATAAAACAGGTTAAAAATTATGTCGCCACCGTCGGAACGCCTTCCGTAATAGATTTTTCGGGACTGCTTCGCGGTTCTAATTTCAGAAATGCAAGCTGGTTTTCGGAAATCAGGGTAAATTTAATAAGCAAAGATAAAAGGACGGTATCATCGCATCAGCTTGCTTTAAATATTTTGCCCGTGGTTCACCTTATCGGCAAAAAATACGGCGCAACTATAAAAGTTCTTGAAAGCCCGCCTGGGCCGCCGGTAAAAGCAACAATAGTGGCGGAAATTTACGGATCAAATTATAAGGAACAGGAAAGGCTTTCCAAGACTGTAGAGTCAACGATGAAAAAGACAAGGGGCGTAACCGATGTAAATTCTTCTTATAAAAAGCCTATAAGAAAGGTAATGTTAATTATACGCAGAAGAAAAGCCTCGTTGCTCGGCATAAGTTCCGAAGAGGTTGCAAGGTCTGTTTATCTTTTGAATAACGGCATGACGGTTGGAACAATTCACAGAAAAGGGCATTTGCATCAGGAAGATATTTATTTAAGGATGCCCGATTCTTTTAAAACAGATATAAATTCGCTTTCAAGCATCTGGATTTATGCCCCTTACGCCAACAGATTAGTGCCTTTAAATTCCGTGGTTAAAATAAAACACGGCTATTTGCGCAACATGATTTATGAAAGGGACTTAAAACCTGTCGTATATGTTTACGGCAAGGTTATAAAAAGAAGCCCGATGTATGCAAATTTGGATTTATTTCTGCACTTTTTAAAGCATCCCTTGCCGGCTGGTTATAGTATAAGATGGGGCGGGGAGTGGCATCTTACGCTTAAGGTTTTTGCGCAATTGGGCGCGGCTATGGGGATAGCCATTTTGCTTATTTACATACTTTTAGTCGGCTACACGGGTTCATTTTTGCTCCCCGTTATACTTATGGGCGCAATACCGCTTGAAATGATTGGAATAATGCCCGGTTTTGCCGTTATAGGGACATACTTTACCGCTACATCTATGATAGGAGCAATTGCTTTATCGGGGATTGTCATAAGAAACTCACTTTTGCTGATAGAATTTATTAACGATAGGAAAAAAGAAGGATATAATATTGAAGATGCGCTGGTCGAAGCGGGCGCAATGAGAGCGAGGCCAATTATTATCACCGCTCTTGCGGTTATATTCGGCTCGGTAATATTGGTAACCGACCCTGTCTGGAATGGGCTTGCCTGGGCGCTTATTTTCGGAATGCTGGCATCTACCGCTTTGACGCTTGTCGTCATTCCTATTCTTTATTATATGATTGAGGGAAGAAGATGGCACAAAGAGGAAATTCACGATAATTTATAA
- a CDS encoding efflux RND transporter periplasmic adaptor subunit has protein sequence MTIKIKNSEGFFNLNFIALKKRFRLVFYLLILLSIPLLISGCAKKPSFIQKMPQRVNVHAVKTSYKIIGKYLKSPGNVVSLNNTVISAHIMGYVVYENIHLGQSVERGQLLLKLSAPEIRSKYYAAKAGFLNAQKTYGRMKRLYKENSVSRQAYDNAFMQYKVAKADLNAALSYLNYKNIYSPINGVITQKKVFLGDLASPGQILLMIQAVNRLEFKTDVDVKYYRIIKANERVKLDINSVNKTASGTVISVVKSANPYSHSVTVRIKINRPEKHDMLPGMYGVARFKIGKRKAMIIPKAAVLKRLGIWGVYIANNEGEVMFQPIKKGPIYKKNYIIALNGLSPDLTVITSGLSKISAFGYVNPEYSTHR, from the coding sequence ATGACAATTAAGATTAAAAATTCGGAAGGTTTTTTCAATTTGAATTTTATTGCCCTTAAAAAAAGGTTCAGGCTTGTTTTTTATCTTTTAATTTTATTATCCATTCCGTTATTAATATCCGGATGCGCAAAGAAACCCTCGTTTATTCAAAAGATGCCTCAAAGAGTGAATGTCCATGCCGTTAAAACCTCTTATAAAATAATAGGCAAATATTTAAAATCCCCCGGAAATGTAGTTTCTTTAAATAATACCGTTATCTCCGCCCATATAATGGGATATGTCGTATATGAAAATATACATTTAGGACAAAGCGTGGAAAGGGGACAGCTACTTTTAAAGTTGAGCGCTCCCGAGATCAGGTCGAAGTATTATGCCGCTAAAGCGGGATTTTTAAACGCTCAAAAGACTTACGGCAGAATGAAAAGGCTTTATAAAGAAAATTCCGTTTCGAGGCAGGCATATGATAACGCATTTATGCAATATAAGGTTGCAAAGGCCGATTTAAACGCCGCCTTAAGCTACTTAAATTATAAAAACATTTACTCCCCGATAAACGGGGTTATAACTCAAAAAAAGGTTTTTTTGGGAGACCTTGCCTCTCCGGGGCAGATACTCTTGATGATACAAGCCGTAAATAGATTAGAATTCAAAACGGATGTCGATGTTAAATATTACCGTATTATCAAGGCAAACGAAAGGGTTAAATTAGACATTAATTCTGTTAATAAAACAGCCAGCGGGACGGTAATATCCGTCGTCAAATCCGCCAATCCTTATTCTCATTCCGTTACGGTAAGGATTAAGATTAACCGGCCGGAAAAGCATGACATGCTTCCCGGCATGTACGGCGTCGCAAGATTTAAGATAGGCAAAAGAAAAGCCATGATTATTCCGAAAGCGGCCGTGTTGAAAAGGCTCGGGATTTGGGGCGTATATATTGCAAATAACGAGGGGGAAGTTATGTTTCAGCCTATTAAAAAGGGTCCGATTTATAAAAAAAATTATATTATAGCTTTAAACGGGCTAAGTCCTGATTTAACCGTAATTACATCGGGTTTAAGCAAAATCTCCGCCTTCGGCTATGTTAACCCCGAATATTCAACGCATCGATAG